A region from the Lemur catta isolate mLemCat1 chromosome 7, mLemCat1.pri, whole genome shotgun sequence genome encodes:
- the C1QTNF5 gene encoding complement C1q tumor necrosis factor-related protein 5 — MRLLLALLFLGLAAGSPPLDDNKIPSLCPGHPGLPGTPGHHGSQGLPGRDGRDGRDGAPGAPGEKGESGQPGLPGPRGDPGPRGEAGPTGATGPAGECSVPPRSAFSAKRSESRVPPLSDAPLPFDRVLVNEQGHYDATTGKFTCQVPGIYYFAVHATVYRASLQFDLVKNGQSIASFFQFFGGWPKPASLSGGAMVRLEPEDQVWVQVGVGDYIGIYASIKTDSTFSGFLVYSDWHSSPVFA; from the exons TGACAACAAGATCCCCAGCCTGTGCCCGGGGCACCCTGGCCTTCCAGGAACTCCTGGCCACCATGGCAGCCAGGGCCTGCCAGGCCGCGACGGCCGTGACGGTCGCGACGGCGCGCCCGGAGCTCCAGGCGAGAAAGGCGAGAGCGGGCAGCCGG GGCTGCCGGGGCCGCGTGGGGACCCCGGGCCGCGAGGAGAGGCGGGACCCACGGGCGCGACCGGGCCTGCGGGGGAGTGCTCCGTGCCCCCACGCTCCGCCTTCAGCGCTAAGCGCTCCGAGAGCCGGGTGCCTCCGCTGTCCGATGCGCCCCTACCCTTCGACCGCGTGCTGGTGAACGAGCAGGGACATTACGACGCCACCACCGGCAAGTTTACCTGCCAGGTGCCCGGGATCTACTATTTCGCGGTCCACGCCACCGTCTACCGGGCCAGCCTGCAATTCGATCTGGTCAAGAATGGCCAATCCATCGCctctttcttccagtttttcGGGGGGTGGCCCAAGCCAGCCTCGCTCTCGGGGGGCGCCATGGTGAGGCTGGAGCCCGAGGACCAGGTGTGGGTGCAGGTGGGCGTGGGTGATTACATtggcatctatgccagcatcaaGACAGACAGCACCTTCTCTGGATTTCTGGTGTACTCTGACTGGCACAGCTCCCCCGTCTTCGCTTAG
- the RNF26 gene encoding E3 ubiquitin-protein ligase RNF26, whose amino-acid sequence MEAVYLIVNGVGLVLDVLTLVLDLNFLLVSSLLASVAWLLAFIYNLPHTVLTSLLHLGRGVLLSLLALMEALVRFTFGGLQALCTLLYSCCSGLESLKLLGHLASHGALRSREILHRGILNVVSSGHALLRQVCDICAIAMSLVAYVVNSLVNICLIGTQNLFSLVLALWDAVMGPVWRMTDVVAAFLAHISSSAVAMAILLWTPCQLALELLASAARLLASFVLVNLTGLVLLACVLAVTVIVLHPDFTVRLATRALSQLHARPSYHRLREDIMRLSRLALGFETWRRVWSRSLQLASWPNQGGAPGAPQGDPRRVFSARTRRQDTLLEAGHRSEAEEEEVRTFRATPARGRERLNEEEPTGGQDPWKLLKEQEERKKCVICQDQSKTVLLLPCRHLCLCQACTEILMRHPIYHRNCPLCRRGILQTLNVYL is encoded by the coding sequence ATGGAGGCAGTGTACCTGATAGTGAACGGGGTGGGCCTGGTGCTGGATGTGCTGACCTTGGTGTTGGACCTCAACTTCCTGCTGGTGTCATCCCTCCTGGCTTCCGTGGCCTGGCTTCTGGCCTTCATCTACAACCTGCCACACACGGTACTGACTAGTCTTCTGCACTTGGGCCGAGGAGTCCTGCTTTCACTGCTGGCCTTGATGGAAGCCTTGGTCCGGTTCACCTTTGGGGGTTTGCAGGCCTTGTGTACCCTGCTTTATAGCTGCTGCTCTGGCCTGGAGAGCCTAAAGCTCCTGGGGCACCTGGCCTCTCATGGGGCACTGCGGAGCCGGGAAATACTGCACCGGGGCATCCTCAATGTGGTCTCAAGTGGCCATGCTTTGCTGCGCCAGGTTTGTGACATCTGTGCCATTGCCATGAGCCTGGTGGCTTATGTAGTCAACAGCCTGGTCAACATCTGCCTTATTGGCACTCAGAACCTCTTCTCCCTGGTGCTGGCCCTGTGGGATGCGGTGATGGGGCCTGTGTGGAGGATGACAGATGTGGTGGCTGCTTTCCTAGCCCATATTTCCAGCAGTGCTGTGGCCATGGCCATCCTCCTTTGGACCCCCTGCCAACTAGCCCTGGAGCTGCTGGCCTCAGCTGCCCGCCTCCTGGCCAGctttgtgctggtcaatctgacTGGCCTGGTGTTGCTAGCTTGTGTGCTGGCAGTGACAGTGATTGTGTTGCACCCCGACTTCACTGTGAGGCTGGCCACCCGGGCACTCAGTCAACTCCATGCCCGGCCATCCTACCACCGTCTCCGAGAGGATATCATGCGTCTGTCTCGCTTAGCACTGGGCTTTGAGACCTGGCGCCGAGTCTGGAGCCGCAGCCTGCAACTGGCAAGCTGGCCGAACCAGGGAGGGGCACCTGGAGCCCCCCAGGGTGACCCTAGGAGGGTGTTCTCAGCCAGGACCCGGAGACAGGACACTCTCCTTGAAGCAGGGCACAGatcagaggcagaggaggaggaggtcaggACCTTCAGAGCAACACCTGCCAGGGGCCGGGAGAGGCTCAATGAGGAGGAGCCTACAGGTGGGCAAGACCCATGGAAGTTGCTGAAGGAGCAAGAGGAGCGGAAGAAATGTGTCATCTGCCAGGACCAGAGCAAGACGGTGCTGCTTCTACCCTGCCGGCACCTGTGCCTGTGCCAGGCTTGCACCGAAATCCTGATGCGACACCCCATCTACCATCGCAACTGTCCGCTCTGCCGCCGGGGCATCCTGCAGACCCTCAATGTCTACCTCTGA